The DNA window CGGTGAAGGTACACCCCTatcaaactctaaaattatgAACGCTGAGAATATCAAGTCCAGGACCGAAAAACCGCCTAAGGAGAGAGATCCAAAGGCTAAGGTTACTAAAGAAACCGAACCGAAAGACAAAGGCTCCAAAGAGGTTGAGTCTAAAGACAAGGAAACTGCAGTCAAAGGCCACCCGAAAATCAAGAAAGCGGCTAAGAAGAGAAAGCCAGTTGAGAAGAAAACGACAAGCGGGTCTCATGACTTCGAAAAGACATCCTCTCCCCAATCATCCGGATCGGTCATTAAAGCAACTCCACTTAAAGTGGTAGTTCCAATTCCGGTTCCATCCTCCTCACCAGTAAAAGAGAAGGACGTAGCCGAAACAATCCCTTCTTCAAGGCAGGCCGAATCATTTGGGAGCCGAGCCGCCAAATCTACTGAAAAGGTTAGTACACATACCCATAATCCTGAGATTAGGAGATCCCCTCCTAGAAAAATTGCAGATATGATTGAGACAGTCCGGTTAAGAACTTCAGATGTAGTACTAAACGTGGCGAAAGATGTCACTTGGGAAAATGATAACGAGGTGACAAGTAAAATCGTCGAAGATGGTCAGGCTGTTGAAACTAACATGATAGATGATCCGACCAACGAGACGGTCAATAATGAAGAAATACTGGTTGACTTTCTTCCGGTTCAATGGGGCAATGATGCAGAAAGAAGTGCGATAGGTCCGGGTGCTGAAAACCCTCTTCCAACCGAACATATATCACAATCGGCTCTTAAGGGGCCAGTCATTTCTAATCCTACACCGGAATCTCCAAAACCggttaatgaagaagaaaaagcaGATGAAAATCCTAAGGTTTAGGAAGGAAATACCACTGAAAAGAGTTCAACAGGTCCAGTTGGGAACGATGTTCTCCAAACCGAAAAAGATCAAAATCCGGATCATGGGAAGTCGACTACTTTCAACACTCCACTCGAATCTCCAAAGCAAACCCATCACTCCACACTAGATCTAGTCGAATATCACATACGAAAAATTCTCAACATGGTTGGAGATCGGGCGCTCGAAATCTCTTATGCTTTCTCTAATTGGTGGAAAATCCGAAGTGAAGTCCCATTCGATAAATTTCCTCCCAAAAACGAATAGTGGATGAGACTGGTAGACCTGGAACAAACGGTGTTTCGGCTGACCAAATCAGACTTTATTCCTCTCGTTATGTCCAGATGCGAACTAGCTGAAAAGAACGCCAAAGTATGGGCAATGACCGAAATGTTGGAGACCTCCAAAGACACGGTCTTAACCGTTGAGGAAACTAAGGCAAGAGATTCTTTGCATGGGATCATTGCCAAAATTGAAGCCGAAATATCAGAAATGGAGAAGAAAACGGAAGAAGAGACCAAGGAACGTTATACGTTCCTGGGACCTGACAACTAACAATTGCCGACTACCTCGCTCTCCATCGAAGTCGGTCAGTCATCCACAACCTGTGCTTCAACAGGAAGATGGCCGTACGACTTCCCCCTCATCAAGTAAGTCTCTCTTGCACCCTACTCATGAAAATGTTGAACCGATTAATTAGGAACAACCGGAAAGATCAATGTCGGTTCACACCCCTCACACGGTTGCTCCGGTTTCGGACGAAATACAAGCTCTCATTGATGCTGCGGTCGAAAAATCAATGGCAAAATGACAAGAAACCCTCGAGGCGAGAGACTCCGCATCAGACGGCAAGATCCTAAAGTTGAGAATAAGATCGAGAAAGTCGACAATACAACCTCCCAGATGTTGCACATGATGCAACTATTAACTACTCAAATTGGGGAGATATCAGAAGTAAAGGCTATGGAAACTGAGGCCCAGATCCGATCCGATGCCGAAACGATTAAAAAGTTCCAAGCTGATGAGATCGAAAGAGAAAACTGATTGAATGAGTTGGAAACAAATGACTTCCGGCTAGCCTCAGAAATCGCAGAAAAAGATGCGGCCAAGGAAAGCGAAGCCGAGAGATCTAACACCGCCGCGGCTAAACGTTCTCTCTCGGGAGTAACAACAAGGGGCCAAGCTAATAAGCAGAAGAAGAAAGCTCAAGTAACCAAGCTTTTGACCCAACTCACCGATGCGAATATTCAAACGGCAGCGAACCAGGTCAATAGTCAAATCCAACCAACATCCGAGATGGAAGAAGAGGATGAAATTCCTCTCAATCCCAGAAAACGCAAAGCCAGACCGGAACTATCCTCATATACTCAACAAGGCAAGAGGCCGGCTCAGGAGTCCCATGAGGACTATATACAAAATTTCATCAACAATTCCCCATCCAGCAATCTTGCACCTAGACTGCCCAGATCGGAAGACAGTTTCTTTAACTTCAACCTGAATCCATCAAAACCAAGTGTCATAACTGGTTGGTGTATAGACGctgatagaagagaaagagaatggaACGAGAAGGAGGCGGCAAAGGCAAAAGAACAGGGGGGAAAACCGAATCCTTGAACTTacaacttattttcttttaagcTTTCTCATtactacatatatatataatactttttaattttcgGTCTTTAAATACTACATTACAAATTTTGTTTCCCATGGTTTGGCCGATTTGCTGGGTTTGATACTTTTTGGATTAAAgtatcaaaaagagagaaattgatgaaaaatcttcttaaaaacaaaactccCTAAACACCGGCCAAACACCTTTTAATTACATAAGTGAACTTTCAAACCGGCcaacacttacaagttttgaatatttattctaaataatcaaaaaaggatagattgttagaaaaaataaaataagttaagttTAAACCGGTCAAAATACTTAATCAGCTTCAAACTCTTTATGCAGGTACAGCTCAAGCCGCACTAGACCGGTTGAGACTTTCTGTTAAGATGATCCGGACATTATCAAGTGAACCGGATTGACTTCAAGTAAACTGGCTTGTCTCCTCACCGGATCGACTGAAATATAAACCATATGAAGCATCACTTCCGACTGGCTCATTATATGGAAGATCTCAAGGTCAATGGGAAAATTATTCAAAGTGATGAAATCTGTGAAGATGACGTAACGAAGATTTCTTGGAAATTCACAGAAGAAAGATCCAATATAAAGCATGAGGGAAATCTAATAATTGCATATCTTAACCAAATGCACAAGCAACCCTCATGGTACAGGAGGCTACCCTCGTGCATGGCTGCCACATGTACAAAAAGCAAGGCTACCTACTCCAGCCGGTTCGGCTGACCAATcaatagatgagagagaaatatgatcgttTTCATATTCTTTACATAAAGGAAGCGAAGAGGAGTAGAAGAGACAACGCGCACCAGCTAAAAACAACTCAGTTTCATATAATCAAGCCTGAAATACATCATGAGTTAACACAGCCTTCTTGATTCAAAGTGAAACAGTTGTAAACATTAAGAAATCTGTGTATTTTACCTTGTGTAAAAGTTGTGTGTGTGGTGTACCCGACGAGcaataaataagactcgatcggagTGTATTTGTGGAATATTCtagttagtgaatatccttctcactgtttgaaaagaaggggtgacgtatgagagtttgctccgaacatccataaaaatctgtcttgtgttcttcattttacATTCCGGTTTACTTACTCTAACCGAACCGAAACACTATTCACTTAAACCGAACCAACTTTCTCTCAACCTTAACCGACTTCTTctaataccttccaaaccgaatCGTGTACGATGCTTCAAATTGAAACAgacattttcgcacttgaactcagttcaagagtctgtgacaatctgtgtagtgttaagagtggttctagtctttaaccggattagtaccagtgtgttgtgtgtgttgttgtgtaagCGATCtacctttagccggaccccggtcccctatcggcgatcccgatcctaacatgttttgaacaaattgattatCACTCAGGTCGATTGGTACATTGAGGGTGATGTTTTAAATATTCCTTAGAGCTTTGAAAATACCCAGACCCTTGAAACGAAGGATCCAAGCCtacatcaaaattgcaaaacctacaattttgatgttcttgaggactggTAGGTCCGACCGAGGACAAAGAGGTATGATCGATTTTCTTCATCGAGGACCGAGATGTTCGACCGATGTTCTGCAGCTAGGACCGAGTGGTTCGACTaatgatttttacatccgaccgaGAGGTCAGACTTAGGACTGAGAACTCCTGATCCTAGGATCGATGGCCtccacctaggaccgagagatttgATCGAGAggtcaaacctaggaccgaggaatctTGACCTCGGTCGAGAATTCCCAAACCCATGACCGATAAAGTTAGCTCaaggctaacctaggaccgatggtTTTTATACCCCGACCGATGATCCCAGCCAAGGATCGAGAGTTCTTGGCACCTCGACCGAGGCTTCTTAGCCCAGACCGATAGGTCCGACCAAGGGTCTTGGACCCCGACCGATGAAAACGAAGCTAAAGCCTAGGACACCAGtcttaaggcttgtttggttccattttttaaatctaaaattagttttataattttggaaactcaaactattttctaaaaaactcgaaaaattagaaaatgatttcaaaatatttatgggatatttctaaaaaaaaatattttaataaaggcttgtttgagatttatgtttaaaccataatttctttaaatgaatgatgttcttcaaatatttttctccCTAATTTATCATCAGCAACATGTatcagcatttaaataattgttcttataattatttaaataattcacaaaCCTTGCATGTTTCCAACCATAAGAATAAttggtaaaaataaaacgttatataaCTGATTTTAATaatccaaatttataagtagaggcATTTTTTAAACGGGTACAAAAGATGAAGCACAAAGATCATTTTCTCGAGTATTACCAAATTTCGAACTAAAATAAACTCtggtcaatacgtttgtatacatatgctatttttattgattttcaaaaaattaattagcgaaaatgtttcaaataaataatattttaaattaattatttataattaataattaatttaaataatggattttcgaaaaaaaattagtttgtaATTTTATTCCTGCAAATTcacgaattatttaaaattgaaccctaaataaaatatttttttattttaaaagttgtcaaagattatttataaataagatttctAATACGTAAATCAAGACTGAAATtctaaaatctcaaatttttcACGAATACCGAAATAAAGAATTTTTCCGGggttacaaattaatatatatatatatatatatatatataattgaatttcaaaaattgcACAAAATTTAACTCAATTCACTTCCAAAATAATAACACAACTAAATATCCATAAATTcttatcattattttcaaatgttaCCCTCTCTACTTCCAAAGaaaaaacatcaataaaaaaaaatacaagagtAGTCACTTTTTCTAACATTTGATGGATTATaggaattatatttgataacttATTTCTTAATCCAAATCTTTAtaactttattcaaatataGAAATAGtactttttcatatttttttaaaatatgaaatattttttaagttaaaaataataatataaaatagacAATTGTATTTGATAACtctatatatttgaatatataattttttataactttattagttaaaatttgaacaattttatttattattaagaaaatctcttatcaattattattgttaaaatcttCTAGCAATTAAATAGACCCAACTTTATTtgcttttatataatttttgtatcattttataattttcaaaatctcctttattattgtcaaaatttccttaataattttcaaaatctcCTTTTAggaatatttttatcattttatatattattttattaataaaatattatttattttatataatatatattttatcattatatattaatattttttaaaaaaattaattaaaaagaaaataactttctcaaaataaaaaattgtaaattttttttttttaaagaaatgaaTGGAGAGagaatttacaaaataaaataggtGAGAGATAACATGCACAATCTAATTGCCTGATTTCCCTATTCTCTCCTAATAAATGCACTAGTATGGATAGCATCTAATTAATTGtcttttactttttactttttattttttcttttatcccATCAACTTTGATGTGGTGTTTAATATGgaaaaaaatctctcaaataatgtttatatatacaTCCAAAGTCACTAAGGGTTTATAATCATCAAaggtttttgttttgttaagcaAGAAAactaagtttataaataatattcgtTTGTTTCAATTGTATAACTTCAAAGAAGGAGGATCGAAGAAGAATGGAGTTAGTACTAATTCCATTTCCAGGCATAGGCCATTTGGTATCATTACTGGAGATGGCAAAGCTATTAGTCGACAGAGATACTCGACTTACTGCAAATGTCATCGTCTTCAACTTGCCCGGTGTCCCTCCCATCGACATCACTTCCATCAAACAATCCATCTCCACCAATCGAATACACCTCATCGAAATCCCCAAGGACGAAGGCGATTCAAACCCCCCCGCCACATCCTTAACCAATTTAATCCTATCCCAGATACCCTTCGTCAAAGATGCCATCGCAACGCACATTACAGGACGCTCTGGATCAGGCCGAATAATCGCCTTTCTTTTTGACATGTTCTGTGCTAGCATGATAGATGTCGCCGAACAGGATTACGGCGTTCCTGGCTATATGTTCTTTCCATCTAATGCATCTCTACTTGGACTCTTTAACCATCTACTCACATTAAGCGATAATGGACAGGACATCACCGATTTCGATGGGTCCGACGCCGAATTAGCTGTGCCGGCCTACTCGATTCCATTTCCGGCTAAGGTACTTCCATGGATGGCGATGGATAAGAATGGTGGGTCAGTTGCGTGGTTAGATGTCGGTAGGAATTTGAGAAAGGCAAAGGGGATTGTAGTGAACACGTTCTACGATGTGGAGCCGGAAGCAATTGAAGCTATATTGAATGATGAAGGATCCCCACCAATTTACCCAGTTGGTCCGATTCTCAATCTAAGCAAGAGTGTTGGAGATAAACGCGATGATATTGTGCAGTGGTTAGACCAGCAGCCTCCGTTGTCTGTAATATTCCTCTGTTTCGGGAGCATGGGCAGCTTCGAAGATGCCCAGGTGAAACAGATGGCCATAGCCATAGAACGCAGCGGCCATCGATTCCTTTGGTCAGTGAGGCGTCCGCCAACGTCGAACGGAGGAAGGTTAACCAGTGAATACGATGACTTGGAGTTGGAAGAGGTTATGCCGGAAGGATTCTTTCGCCGGACGGCGGAGATTGGGAAGGTGATCGGTTGGGCTCCTCAGGTGGACGTGCTAGGTCATAAGGCGGTGGGGGGTTTTGTGACGCATTGTGGGTGGAATTCAACAATGGAGAGTTTGTGGTTTGGAGTGCCGACGGCGTCTTGGCCATTGTATGCGGAACAGCAAGCGAATGCGTTTAGGATGATTAAAGTGTTGGACTTGGCGGTGGAGATTAAGATGGATTATAGGAATAATTTTAGTAGGAGTGGAGAGGAGATTGTGGTGGAGGCTGGGATTATTGAAAACGCGTTAAGGCGGTTGATGGATGAAAATAGCGGGGAGAATCAAGATAGGCGGAAGAGGGTTCAGGAGATGAGTGAGAAGAGCAGGAAGGCGGTCCAGGAGGGCGGTTCATCCTATTTGTATTTGGGACGGTTTATTGATGATATTACCAACATTCCCAATCTACTTTAATTCCTTATTATAGAGTCCGATCTTGGTTTTATTGtggttattatttttaatttaaaaaaataccatCACATCTAAACTTAATGCAtatgaattgaaaatttatgtgttattttgtctcttttttaattaagtcattctaataaattttattatgattttcttttaaaattaatcaattattttataataatctttgtctattatatatatatatatatatatatatatatatatatatatatatatatatatataattaattaattattaagtgttaatatttttttattttaaaatgctttatctatattaaaaataataagaatggTCTAAGCAAACAATATCAAaacatgaaaagaaaaaaaacacatatttaACAAGTTATCGAGCTCATAGGTTCTCGAGACGAACACTTAACTTTTCTACCGACTTTTcggaataaattttaaaaaacatcataataaaaacattattaatgatACGTATCGGACAATTATAATCAttgaatattcaaatatatatttcttttcaagCAAATagtttatcaaaaattaaatagtaacCAAAATATATACGTCTGTCATATCAATCGCATATATCCAAAGTTCAAACTCCTAGTAACTACCAAAAAGTTTTGACCATCACCTCACTTATTTTGAAGACTCTAGATAAGCTTAcaccaaattataattaagtagAATCTCGATAAAATGAATATCtttgaaacaaaaaatatatgcaTTTGGCGAGATTATTTACTAAAGAGAATAACGCGGTTATGGAATCTTCTATGGACGAAAAATCATTGAAGTTGTACTAAATGATAATGTAATGATCCCCGAACTCGAtgataataacaatatattacAAGTGTCCTCAAGAGAAGCTTTTCAAGCTATTGTCACTATACAAAATTACGTGATGcaacatgatcaaaatattcTAGAAGTGGTGCATGTTTTACACAAAATTAAGGATCAAATGCATTTTGGGAGGAAATAAATAATCAACTTTGGAGGTATTTTTCGAAAAAATATGAGTTATTAATGTGTTTGAAAATTAGTCATTTGATAAAATGTATtcatgatatattatataaataaaaatatattattttatatatatagtgattattcatttatatttatatagggCCTATAAAGACTTCATTTGTATTTATTCGTTAATGCATTAAGCGAGATTATTCGTTAAGTCCATTGGATCAGTTGGACCAAAGAAATTTATTCATTAGAGGaggttatttatttatcaaacatTCATTTTTCGAGGTTATACTGTAGTAtaataaattagtgatatttaaccttatataatgtttaatgattaaaatatcattataaattctaataatcattttatttttatatcttccctatcattttttttaattttataataatttaattcttcacttatttttctctttttaattttttatataaaatttgtatttaatcattaattaataatatatatatatataatcatcaatttaacaattataaataaagtatatacattaaaattaaaactattaatattatttaaaaaaaatatgttattgtaTCCCCGAAAGATCCCTGGTCCGTAGCTTAATAGGTGTTTAGAGGACACGTGACAATACGGGGACCCGGAGTGGCTCGAGATTCGatggtttcaaccttggtttgtgtACCAGGagtctttataaaataaaacattatttttaaagatttttatacTACCTGGcctcttttaaaattaattattcaaattttaataatctggggatttgttataatcaaatgatgatttgatttgaaattccgtttacataattaatttaagaaaatatagtttatttGAAGACAAAGTTGTcatttgattttagaaaaatcaataaaaaaaagtgtgtacaaacgtattttataCAAGAGTTTTGTTTT is part of the Impatiens glandulifera chromosome 1, dImpGla2.1, whole genome shotgun sequence genome and encodes:
- the LOC124926661 gene encoding anthocyanidin 3-O-glucosyltransferase 2-like, with protein sequence MAKLLVDRDTRLTANVIVFNLPGVPPIDITSIKQSISTNRIHLIEIPKDEGDSNPPATSLTNLILSQIPFVKDAIATHITGRSGSGRIIAFLFDMFCASMIDVAEQDYGVPGYMFFPSNASLLGLFNHLLTLSDNGQDITDFDGSDAELAVPAYSIPFPAKVLPWMAMDKNGGSVAWLDVGRNLRKAKGIVVNTFYDVEPEAIEAILNDEGSPPIYPVGPILNLSKSVGDKRDDIVQWLDQQPPLSVIFLCFGSMGSFEDAQVKQMAIAIERSGHRFLWSVRRPPTSNGGRLTSEYDDLELEEVMPEGFFRRTAEIGKVIGWAPQVDVLGHKAVGGFVTHCGWNSTMESLWFGVPTASWPLYAEQQANAFRMIKVLDLAVEIKMDYRNNFSRSGEEIVVEAGIIENALRRLMDENSGENQDRRKRVQEMSEKSRKAVQEGGSSYLYLGRFIDDITNIPNLL